A section of the Streptomyces sp. NBC_00178 genome encodes:
- a CDS encoding maleylpyruvate isomerase family mycothiol-dependent enzyme, with the protein MSATADQGRHIPAVRTGVLPVGLADALRATAEEIAELLRGAPDTGAPVPGSQWTVGEAAAHLAQANELMAHVGAGLSRNHGDGTPQSIAAANEQALAAFGERGAEPLAAMIVTQADAYVDAVAGRPAGEMLMTPMGPMNRAVLGSYLLTHMLGHGYDIARALGRPHGVTPDRVALALPFMIEAMPRVTAAAATAGLNARYAVRLWGGGGFGVTFTEGAATASRHRPDRPDCTISIEPVTFLLMALGRCSPVGAMVRGRVFAWGRRPWMGPRFPRYFTAP; encoded by the coding sequence ATGAGCGCAACGGCGGATCAGGGGCGGCACATCCCGGCGGTGCGCACAGGGGTCCTGCCCGTCGGGCTCGCCGACGCGCTGCGCGCCACGGCCGAGGAGATCGCGGAGCTGTTGCGCGGCGCCCCCGACACGGGCGCTCCGGTGCCGGGTTCACAGTGGACGGTGGGGGAGGCGGCCGCGCATCTGGCGCAGGCGAACGAGTTGATGGCGCACGTGGGAGCCGGGCTGTCCCGCAACCACGGCGACGGCACTCCGCAGAGCATCGCCGCGGCGAACGAGCAGGCGCTCGCCGCATTCGGCGAGCGGGGAGCGGAACCGCTGGCCGCGATGATCGTGACGCAGGCCGATGCGTACGTCGACGCGGTGGCCGGACGCCCCGCGGGCGAGATGCTGATGACGCCGATGGGCCCGATGAACCGGGCGGTCCTCGGCTCGTACCTGCTGACGCACATGCTGGGCCATGGCTACGACATCGCCCGTGCCCTCGGGCGCCCGCACGGAGTGACCCCGGACCGGGTCGCCCTGGCGCTTCCCTTCATGATCGAGGCCATGCCACGCGTGACGGCCGCCGCGGCCACCGCAGGTCTGAACGCGCGCTATGCGGTGCGGTTGTGGGGTGGCGGAGGATTCGGCGTGACGTTCACCGAGGGCGCGGCGACCGCATCCCGGCATCGTCCGGACCGACCGGACTGCACGATATCCATCGAGCCGGTCACCTTCCTCCTGATGGCGCTCGGCCGCTGCTCCCCGGTGGGTGCCATGGTCCGGGGGCGGGTCTTCGCATGGGGCCGCAGGCCGTGGATGGGTCCCCGGTTCCCGCGGTACTTCACGGCTCCGTAG
- a CDS encoding non-ribosomal peptide synthetase has product MPSPRITAAHHRGTEALPAPLSLSQERLWVTARMDGAAGAAYNEPMPFDIRGPLDRDLLLRALHLLAARHEALRTRLVPSGGSALQIVDPPDTGFPVAFEDLTGLPDAAEQFARIRLEVEGRPFRLGEEPMVRGCLVALEPDHHVLLLTAHHIVFDGWSRTLLLRELGLVYTALRHGHDASLPELTWQYGDYTRWQWDWMSGEEPTAHADYWVSTLTGAPAVLSLPTDRPRPPEQAFEGDRVPVIVEEDLTRALRALAADNGVSLYATVLTGWTLLLSLLSGQDDIVVGAPTSNRRRGDVEGLIGFFVNTLALRTELSGSPSVSDVLAQVNQRIRDALTHVDLPFERVVELVNPPRSPAYTALFQVMFAWVPSMRGELELHDLEVELREDATHVPAKFDMVLALADEGASLAGEIDYAVALLDRATVERYIRQFLRVLRLMTERPEAGIADLTLLDEDEQRELLATFSTGPLAASGASAPAGLLERFAAHVRERPQQLAMVAGDVEVDYATLDRRSSRLAQALIARGAGPDRVVGLHAGRTAGLVVGVLGILKAGAAYLPLDPGQPPERLTSMVSDAAPVLVLTDQEVATGDDRHLWKDLAETEAEGALDEPPVTDADPARLAYVIYTSGSTGRPKGVAVTHGSVVNLFDHWHELMGSAPGEASSAWSSIGFDASVHEILVPLTTGAVLHMVPDDIRGDPGALMDWLRDHTVTQAFLPPSYVLWIDEDPAERLAGLSLRQLLTGVESLPERALHRMRELLPGLRICFGYGPTEATLYSTAYTDPRPYDRSCPIGRPLRGTRLYILDTRMRPVPVGVAGEVYIGGASLARGYLNRPDLTDERFGPDPFVPGERVYRTGDLARWLPDGNAEYAGRGDDQLKLRGFRIEPGEIEAALLAVPGVREAVVMADRDTPVGPRLVAGVGCDLDTTRTAYEWRATLRDRLPDYMIPVVVAEFMRLPLNRSGKVDRTEVLAAVARTHSGRVNTLAPRDDVEMALYRIWRGVLLHTEVGIDDNFFELGGTSISAIKMASAVQEELGVTLPVRDVMLHPTIEALAERVRSVGTGLPRAAESSSLVEFRAGSGRRRLVCVHPAGGTAFCYLPLSSALPDDVGVVGLQAPGINPGESTLPGVEAMAEEYLRLVGPRHDEALVLCGLSYGGLIAYEMGRRLVEAGHGSVSVVLLDTHGAEDAAQRAAIAPVGMAEFRDKLVRFNGMYPGIDDDQVARYLNVYNHHRETARDYAVPESPARVVLLQATAVDEGDGGEAGERMRAFWQRRVSGEFVVEPVACGHWDMLESDELPRVAGVLAAELERTAAGPGVTGTQRTTLSGTSEA; this is encoded by the coding sequence GTGCCTTCCCCCCGCATCACCGCCGCCCACCACCGCGGCACCGAGGCATTACCCGCACCCCTTTCGCTGTCGCAGGAGCGCCTTTGGGTCACGGCGCGCATGGACGGAGCCGCAGGCGCCGCCTACAACGAACCGATGCCCTTCGACATCCGGGGGCCGCTGGATCGCGATCTGCTCCTCCGCGCACTGCACCTGCTGGCGGCTCGGCACGAAGCCCTGCGGACCCGCCTGGTGCCCTCCGGCGGTTCGGCGCTTCAGATCGTGGATCCGCCGGACACCGGCTTTCCCGTGGCCTTCGAGGACCTGACAGGGCTGCCGGACGCGGCCGAACAGTTCGCGCGCATACGGCTGGAGGTGGAGGGAAGGCCCTTCCGCCTGGGCGAGGAGCCCATGGTGCGAGGCTGCCTGGTGGCACTCGAACCCGACCACCACGTACTACTTCTGACAGCACATCACATCGTCTTCGACGGCTGGTCCCGGACCTTGCTGCTGCGCGAGCTGGGGCTCGTCTACACCGCACTCCGGCACGGGCACGACGCGTCACTGCCGGAACTGACATGGCAGTACGGCGACTACACCCGCTGGCAGTGGGACTGGATGTCCGGTGAGGAACCCACCGCACACGCCGACTACTGGGTCTCCACGCTGACCGGCGCTCCCGCTGTGCTCTCCCTTCCCACGGACCGGCCCCGGCCACCCGAGCAGGCCTTCGAGGGCGACCGGGTACCCGTGATCGTGGAGGAGGACCTGACGCGAGCCCTCCGCGCACTCGCCGCAGACAACGGCGTCTCCCTGTACGCGACCGTCCTGACCGGCTGGACGCTGTTGTTGTCGCTCCTCTCCGGGCAGGACGACATCGTTGTCGGCGCGCCGACGTCGAACCGGCGCCGCGGGGACGTCGAGGGCCTGATCGGCTTCTTCGTCAACACACTCGCCCTGCGGACGGAACTGTCCGGCTCGCCCAGCGTGAGTGACGTCCTGGCGCAGGTGAACCAGCGGATCCGCGACGCGCTCACGCACGTCGACCTGCCCTTCGAGCGCGTCGTGGAGCTGGTCAACCCACCGCGGAGCCCTGCGTACACGGCGCTGTTCCAGGTCATGTTCGCATGGGTCCCCTCCATGCGGGGGGAACTGGAACTCCATGATCTCGAAGTGGAGTTGCGCGAGGATGCCACGCACGTCCCCGCGAAGTTCGACATGGTCCTCGCGCTGGCGGACGAGGGTGCGTCCCTCGCGGGCGAGATCGACTACGCGGTGGCTCTCCTCGACCGCGCCACCGTCGAGCGGTACATACGCCAGTTCCTCCGCGTGCTGCGCCTGATGACCGAGCGTCCCGAGGCCGGGATCGCCGACCTGACGCTGCTGGACGAGGACGAGCAACGCGAACTCCTCGCCACCTTCAGTACCGGGCCACTCGCCGCGTCCGGCGCGTCGGCGCCGGCGGGTCTCCTGGAGCGTTTCGCGGCACACGTACGCGAACGCCCGCAGCAGCTCGCGATGGTCGCGGGAGACGTGGAGGTCGACTACGCCACGCTGGACCGCCGTTCGAGCCGGCTCGCCCAGGCACTGATCGCCCGCGGTGCCGGGCCGGACCGCGTGGTGGGCCTGCACGCCGGGCGTACGGCCGGGCTCGTCGTCGGCGTGCTCGGCATCCTGAAGGCGGGGGCCGCCTATCTTCCCCTCGACCCCGGGCAGCCGCCGGAGCGGCTCACGTCCATGGTGAGCGACGCCGCACCGGTACTCGTACTGACCGACCAGGAGGTCGCCACGGGCGACGACCGTCACCTGTGGAAGGACCTTGCCGAGACGGAGGCCGAGGGTGCGCTCGACGAACCGCCGGTGACCGATGCGGACCCCGCCCGGCTCGCCTACGTCATCTACACCTCGGGATCGACCGGTCGTCCCAAGGGCGTGGCGGTGACGCACGGCAGTGTCGTCAACCTCTTCGACCACTGGCATGAGCTCATGGGAAGCGCCCCGGGCGAGGCGTCCTCCGCGTGGTCGAGCATCGGCTTCGACGCGTCGGTGCACGAAATCCTCGTGCCGCTGACCACCGGGGCGGTGCTGCACATGGTTCCGGACGATATCCGGGGCGATCCCGGAGCCCTGATGGACTGGCTTCGCGACCACACGGTGACCCAGGCGTTCCTGCCGCCGTCCTACGTCCTGTGGATCGACGAGGATCCGGCCGAACGACTGGCCGGGCTGAGTCTGCGTCAGCTTCTGACCGGGGTGGAGTCCCTGCCCGAGCGCGCCCTGCACCGCATGCGCGAGCTGCTGCCGGGCCTGCGTATCTGCTTCGGATACGGTCCGACCGAGGCGACGCTGTATTCCACCGCCTACACCGACCCGCGTCCGTACGACCGGTCGTGTCCCATCGGGCGGCCGCTGCGGGGCACGCGCCTGTACATCCTCGATACGCGCATGCGCCCCGTGCCGGTCGGGGTGGCCGGCGAGGTCTACATCGGCGGAGCGAGCCTGGCCCGCGGATACCTGAACCGGCCCGACCTCACCGACGAGCGTTTCGGACCCGACCCCTTCGTGCCCGGCGAACGCGTCTACCGCACCGGCGATCTGGCTCGCTGGCTGCCCGACGGGAACGCCGAGTACGCCGGGCGCGGCGACGACCAGCTCAAGCTGCGGGGCTTCCGCATCGAGCCGGGCGAGATCGAGGCGGCGCTGCTGGCGGTTCCCGGCGTGCGGGAGGCCGTCGTCATGGCCGATCGGGACACCCCGGTCGGCCCCCGCCTGGTCGCCGGAGTGGGCTGTGACCTCGATACCACGCGGACGGCGTACGAGTGGCGCGCGACCCTCCGGGACCGGCTGCCGGACTACATGATCCCCGTCGTGGTGGCCGAGTTCATGCGTCTGCCGCTCAACCGCAGCGGGAAGGTGGACCGGACCGAGGTGCTGGCCGCCGTCGCACGGACCCACTCGGGGCGGGTCAACACGCTCGCGCCCCGCGACGACGTGGAGATGGCTCTGTACCGCATCTGGCGGGGGGTTCTCCTGCACACCGAGGTCGGCATCGACGACAACTTCTTCGAACTCGGCGGCACGTCGATCTCGGCCATCAAGATGGCGTCCGCCGTCCAGGAGGAGCTCGGTGTCACGCTGCCGGTCCGGGACGTGATGCTGCACCCCACCATCGAGGCGCTCGCCGAGAGGGTGCGCAGCGTCGGCACCGGACTTCCGCGGGCCGCCGAGTCCAGCAGCCTGGTGGAGTTCCGCGCGGGCAGTGGCCGCAGGCGACTGGTGTGCGTGCATCCCGCCGGTGGCACGGCCTTCTGCTATCTGCCGCTGTCCTCGGCGCTGCCCGACGATGTCGGCGTGGTGGGCCTCCAGGCACCCGGGATCAATCCCGGCGAGTCCACCCTGCCCGGTGTCGAGGCGATGGCCGAGGAGTATCTGCGGCTCGTCGGTCCCCGCCATGACGAGGCACTGGTGCTGTGCGGGCTCTCGTACGGCGGCCTGATCGCCTACGAGATGGGCCGCCGCCTGGTGGAGGCCGGGCACGGGAGCGTGAGCGTGGTCCTGCTCGACACCCACGGCGCGGAGGACGCGGCACAGCGTGCCGCGATCGCACCGGTGGGCATGGCCGAGTTCCGGGACAAGCTGGTGCGGTTCAACGGCATGTACCCAGGCATCGACGACGACCAGGTGGCGCGCTACCTGAACGTCTACAACCACCATCGCGAGACGGCGCGCGACTACGCCGTACCGGAGTCACCGGCCCGCGTCGTGCTGCTGCAGGCGACGGCCGTGGATGAAGGGGACGGGGGCGAGGCGGGGGAACGGATGCGCGCGTTCTGGCAGCGCCGCGTCAGCGGTGAGTTCGTCGTCGAGCCCGTGGCCTGCGGCCACTGGGACATGTTGGAGAGCGACGAACTGCCGCGCGTCGCCGGCGTCCTCGCCGCCGAACTGGAACGGACGGCAGCTGGACCGGGCGTGACCGGCACGCAGCGCACGACACTTTCTGGCACGTCGGAGGCATGA
- a CDS encoding YceI family protein, translating into MGLFNRRSAAVVAPVVAGVSAGVSGSGLSHLTGDYVIDSTHSEIGFSLKYAKVTTMRGRFTEYDGRLRLDGSEPSASTAEVVIKVASIDTALAGRDEHLLNGDFFAVEEFPEMVFRSTGAERVDEDTFRMDGELTIKGVSRPVSLELTLNGEVVDPMGNVRVGFDGSATVNRSDWGLTYNAALEGGGVLISDKIKLTFDISAIRQA; encoded by the coding sequence ATGGGTCTGTTCAACCGTAGGAGTGCTGCTGTTGTCGCTCCTGTCGTGGCTGGTGTTTCTGCTGGTGTGTCGGGTTCGGGTCTGTCGCATCTGACGGGTGACTACGTGATCGATTCGACGCACAGTGAGATCGGGTTTTCGTTGAAGTATGCGAAGGTCACGACGATGCGTGGGCGTTTCACGGAGTATGACGGTCGGCTGCGTCTGGATGGTTCGGAGCCGTCGGCGTCGACGGCGGAGGTCGTGATCAAGGTTGCGAGTATCGATACGGCGCTGGCCGGTCGTGATGAGCACCTGTTGAACGGTGATTTCTTCGCGGTGGAGGAGTTTCCGGAGATGGTCTTTCGGAGTACGGGTGCGGAGCGGGTGGATGAGGACACGTTCCGGATGGATGGTGAGCTGACGATCAAGGGTGTGAGTCGTCCGGTGTCGTTGGAGCTGACGCTGAACGGTGAGGTTGTGGACCCGATGGGTAATGTGCGGGTCGGTTTCGATGGTTCGGCGACGGTCAACCGTAGTGACTGGGGTCTGACCTACAACGCGGCGCTGGAGGGTGGGGGTGTGCTGATCAGTGACAAGATCAAGCTCACCTTCGACATCTCCGCGATCCGGCAGGCCTGA